The Shewanella sp. NFH-SH190041 genome has a window encoding:
- the tolC gene encoding outer membrane channel protein TolC encodes MKFRIRSLCAAISLAAASTAVHAEDLLQIYQQALTNDPVVLQAQAQRNALYEKIEESRAPLLPTLSASVGYGKSWVDKNDDHTGVNSANGFNGNLTLNQVIYNHSAWVGLSLAEKVAAQADASYATALQGLILRVTNAYFNVLSARDALEFQKAEVAAIGRQLEQTKQRFAVGLTAITDVHEAQAQFDLARAQEILAENTLQNSYQALQEITGIHYAHIDVLDTQRFSASLPMPDSATQWLKQAEDSSIELLVQRIAKDIAGEQIALAKAGHMPSVNLTAGYNGTFEQNTPAADRGNASIGVNVSVPIFEGFKVSSQVNQAQYSFVAASEKLEQVHRAVVKDIRNNFNNVVAAISSIKAYEQTVISSESALKATQAGFEVGTRTIVDVLNSTRNLYSSKRQLSDARYSYIKSILALKQAAGTLTESDVAAINNGLTAAATK; translated from the coding sequence ATGAAATTCAGAATCCGTTCTCTCTGCGCTGCGATCTCCCTTGCTGCAGCCAGCACTGCAGTGCACGCCGAAGATTTACTCCAAATTTACCAGCAGGCACTGACCAATGATCCGGTCGTACTGCAGGCACAAGCTCAGCGTAACGCTCTATATGAAAAAATTGAAGAGTCTCGAGCCCCTTTACTGCCAACGCTGAGTGCTAGTGTTGGGTACGGTAAATCTTGGGTCGATAAAAACGACGACCACACAGGCGTTAATAGCGCCAATGGCTTTAACGGTAATTTAACCCTCAATCAAGTGATCTATAACCACAGTGCTTGGGTTGGACTGAGCCTAGCCGAAAAAGTTGCCGCGCAGGCTGATGCCAGTTATGCCACCGCGCTGCAAGGATTAATCCTGCGCGTTACCAATGCCTATTTCAATGTTCTCAGCGCCAGAGATGCACTGGAATTCCAAAAAGCCGAAGTGGCCGCCATCGGCCGTCAGCTGGAGCAAACCAAGCAACGCTTTGCCGTCGGACTGACGGCGATTACCGATGTGCATGAAGCTCAGGCTCAATTCGATTTGGCGCGCGCGCAGGAAATCTTGGCGGAAAATACACTGCAAAATAGTTATCAGGCGCTGCAGGAGATCACCGGCATCCATTATGCCCATATTGATGTGTTGGATACCCAGCGCTTCTCGGCCAGCTTGCCGATGCCAGACAGTGCAACCCAGTGGTTGAAACAAGCAGAAGACAGTTCAATCGAGCTGTTAGTTCAGCGCATTGCCAAAGATATTGCTGGAGAGCAAATCGCCCTGGCTAAAGCCGGACATATGCCATCAGTCAATCTGACGGCGGGTTATAACGGCACGTTTGAGCAAAACACCCCAGCAGCAGATCGGGGTAACGCCAGTATCGGCGTCAATGTCAGTGTCCCCATTTTTGAAGGCTTTAAAGTCAGCTCTCAGGTAAACCAGGCACAATATAGTTTTGTCGCTGCCAGTGAAAAACTGGAGCAGGTACACAGAGCGGTTGTTAAGGATATCCGTAACAACTTCAATAATGTGGTTGCTGCAATTAGCTCTATCAAAGCCTATGAGCAAACCGTTATCTCCTCTGAGAGCGCGCTGAAAGCCACTCAGGCAGGCTTTGAAGTCGGCACCCGTACCATTGTGGATGTGTTGAACAGCACCCGTAACCTGTACAGCTCCAAGCGCCAGTTATCTGATGCCAGATACTCTTATATCAAGTCTATTCTGGCGCTGAAACAAGCCGCGGGGACGTTAACTGAAAGTGATGTTGCCGCCATTAACAATGGGCTGACTGCTGCAGCAACTAAATAG
- a CDS encoding TIGR04219 family outer membrane beta-barrel protein: protein MKKTMLAGAVLTALVSTAAQADMLLGIKAGADYWQADADGSFAERGAPQQDFNFDSSGQGSVWASLEHPIPLVPNVALRENRIKENGSLTGANFNFGGQPFTGDTNAKADLSNTDFILYYEILDNDLVSLDLGGAYKQMHGSYTVTDASHSAKQKLDDGVVMGYASAKVGVPGLGLFGFADVMAGLTETQVHDYTVGLGWQFDGMILDTSLRAGYREFNFDADKFSGLNSNMKFKGFFAGVELHF from the coding sequence ATGAAAAAAACAATGCTGGCAGGTGCCGTATTAACTGCGCTGGTATCAACTGCGGCTCAGGCCGACATGTTGCTGGGAATAAAGGCTGGAGCTGATTACTGGCAGGCCGATGCTGATGGATCTTTTGCCGAGCGCGGCGCCCCTCAGCAGGATTTTAACTTTGACTCTTCCGGTCAGGGTAGTGTCTGGGCATCATTAGAGCACCCTATCCCGCTAGTGCCAAATGTGGCGCTGCGGGAAAACCGCATCAAGGAAAATGGCAGTTTAACCGGCGCTAATTTCAATTTCGGTGGTCAGCCATTTACTGGTGATACCAACGCCAAAGCAGATTTGAGCAATACTGACTTTATCCTCTACTACGAAATTCTGGACAATGACCTAGTGTCATTGGACTTGGGGGGGGCTTACAAGCAGATGCACGGCAGCTATACCGTGACAGATGCTAGCCATAGCGCAAAACAAAAGTTGGATGATGGTGTGGTGATGGGCTATGCCAGCGCTAAGGTTGGTGTGCCAGGTTTAGGATTGTTTGGTTTTGCTGATGTGATGGCCGGTCTAACTGAAACCCAGGTGCATGATTATACCGTGGGATTAGGATGGCAGTTTGATGGCATGATCCTCGATACCAGCCTGCGTGCCGGTTACCGTGAGTTTAACTTTGATGCCGACAAATTCTCTGGCCTGAACTCCAATATGAAGTTTAAAGGTTTCTTCGCCGGGGTTGAGTTGCACTTCTAA
- a CDS encoding DUF2333 family protein produces the protein MGLSWKKLTGAALAILLIFYAIGVWWSVEPEPLAPETLKTPAGQPVIGYATTSALIDTMKTLLNKSGGWQSNDVLPPTVLMDNMKAFEFGALEQSRDLALIMRKEFSRSQSQSTADKDLLEAHSKLNIDHTSWLVPKAESEYNDAIKLLEMYRSRIADSDNSDAQFYARADNLNEWLKEVQKRLGSMSQQLSASVGQERINTDLAGDSAARQSTPSGSSYQLKTSWWQIDNVFYEARGSSWALLNFMKAVELDFADVLKKKNAEVSLRQIIRELEATQQPVWSPVILNGSGFGLVANHSLVMANYISRANAAVIDLTNLLSQG, from the coding sequence ATGGGATTGAGCTGGAAAAAGCTGACAGGGGCGGCATTAGCGATATTGCTAATATTTTATGCGATCGGGGTTTGGTGGAGTGTTGAGCCTGAGCCATTGGCACCGGAAACACTGAAAACGCCAGCGGGCCAACCCGTGATTGGTTATGCCACCACATCGGCCCTCATCGATACCATGAAAACATTGCTCAATAAGAGCGGTGGCTGGCAGTCCAATGATGTATTACCGCCGACGGTATTGATGGACAATATGAAGGCGTTTGAATTTGGTGCGCTGGAACAATCCCGGGATTTGGCGCTGATTATGCGCAAAGAGTTCAGTCGCTCTCAATCCCAAAGTACAGCGGATAAAGATCTGCTTGAGGCTCACTCTAAGCTCAATATTGATCACACCTCTTGGTTAGTGCCCAAAGCCGAAAGTGAATACAACGATGCAATTAAATTGCTGGAGATGTACCGCTCTCGGATAGCGGACAGTGATAATAGTGATGCCCAGTTTTATGCCCGAGCCGATAATCTCAATGAGTGGCTTAAAGAGGTGCAAAAGCGTCTTGGCAGTATGTCTCAGCAGTTATCTGCCAGTGTCGGGCAAGAGCGCATTAATACCGATTTAGCTGGAGACAGTGCCGCCAGACAATCTACACCATCGGGGAGCTCATATCAGCTGAAAACCAGTTGGTGGCAGATTGATAATGTGTTTTATGAGGCCAGAGGCTCATCTTGGGCGCTGTTGAATTTTATGAAAGCCGTTGAATTGGATTTCGCCGACGTACTGAAAAAGAAAAATGCTGAGGTTAGTCTGCGGCAGATCATTCGGGAGCTGGAAGCAACTCAACAGCCCGTTTGGAGTCCGGTGATCCTCAACGGCAGTGGTTTTGGATTGGTCGCGAACCATTCACTGGTGATGGCCAACTATATTTCGCGGGCGAATGCCGCGGTTATTGATTTAACTAACTTGCTTTCTCAAGGGTAA
- a CDS encoding copper chaperone PCu(A)C, whose product MECMTLKLLFKQLLLTCLFLLVLPVAQAEILLNSGMVRALPEGVPNTAAYLTLRNTGVAAALTGVNTDVAREAQLHTLIEKQGMMSMRQVKAFSLPANGTLELTPGGDHIMLLGLKQTLHPGQQVTLTLHFDNGQSLLVTLPVQKSAGGHHHHH is encoded by the coding sequence ATGGAGTGTATGACATTGAAGTTATTATTCAAACAGCTGCTTTTAACCTGCTTGTTTTTATTGGTGTTACCTGTTGCTCAAGCTGAAATATTGCTGAATTCCGGTATGGTGAGAGCCTTGCCTGAAGGGGTGCCCAATACCGCAGCGTATCTGACATTACGCAATACTGGCGTCGCGGCCGCATTAACTGGGGTCAATACAGATGTGGCCCGGGAAGCTCAATTACACACGCTGATTGAAAAGCAAGGCATGATGAGCATGCGACAGGTTAAGGCATTTTCGCTACCCGCAAATGGTACGCTGGAGCTTACTCCCGGCGGCGATCATATTATGTTACTCGGGTTGAAGCAGACGCTTCACCCCGGCCAGCAGGTAACGTTGACGCTGCATTTTGATAATGGACAATCTTTACTGGTAACCCTGCCGGTACAGAAATCTGCCGGTGGTCATCACCACCATCACTGA